The following are encoded in a window of uncultured Pseudomonas sp. genomic DNA:
- a CDS encoding Na+/H+ antiporter subunit G gives MNTWIEALVALFLLLGSLFALVGSIGLYRLPDFFMRLHGPTKASTLGVGGMVIASLIYFSFNGEGISLHELLIALFLFITAPVSAHMLAKAAMQQKLYINEKTRGKPWEQ, from the coding sequence ATGAATACCTGGATCGAAGCGCTGGTAGCGCTGTTTCTGCTGCTCGGCAGCCTGTTTGCTTTGGTCGGCTCGATTGGTCTGTACCGGCTGCCGGATTTCTTTATGCGTCTGCACGGCCCAACGAAGGCCAGCACCCTGGGTGTGGGCGGCATGGTCATAGCCTCGCTGATCTACTTCAGCTTTAACGGCGAAGGCATCAGCCTGCATGAGCTGCTGATCGCCCTGTTTCTGTTTATCACCGCGCCCGTGAGTGCTCACATGCTGGCCAAGGCCGCCATGCAACAGAAGCTCTATATCAACGAGAAAACCCGCGGTAAACCCTGGGAGCAATAG
- a CDS encoding K+/H+ antiporter subunit F: protein MLDYVIPLCLVIIGVALVLTMARLIIGPDLPDRILALDTLFINAIAILVLFGVWLGSDLYFEAALLIAVMGFIGTVAVAKYLLRGDIIE from the coding sequence ATGCTCGACTACGTGATCCCGCTGTGCCTGGTGATCATCGGCGTGGCTCTCGTGCTGACCATGGCACGGCTGATCATCGGCCCCGATCTGCCCGACCGCATCTTGGCCCTGGACACCCTGTTTATCAACGCGATCGCCATACTCGTGCTGTTTGGCGTGTGGCTGGGGTCGGATCTGTATTTTGAAGCGGCGCTGTTGATTGCGGTGATGGGCTTTATTGGCACAGTAGCCGTGGCCAAGTACCTGCTACGCGGCGATATTATCGAGTAG
- a CDS encoding Na+/H+ antiporter subunit E → MKARRWLPHPLLSVCLLLVWLLLMNDLSLGHFLLGGLLGWAIPLLTQVFWINPPKVDKPFKLCLFLVRILGDIVMANLQVAKLILGPTAKLRPAFVEIPLLLEDELALTMLTSIISLTPGTVSADLSDDHKTLLVHGLDVPDAEALVAEIKQRYEAPLLEVFTCSTT, encoded by the coding sequence ATGAAAGCACGCCGCTGGTTACCCCATCCGCTGCTGAGCGTGTGCCTGCTGCTGGTATGGTTGCTGCTGATGAACGACCTGAGTCTGGGCCACTTTTTGCTCGGTGGGTTGCTCGGTTGGGCCATCCCATTGCTGACTCAGGTGTTCTGGATCAACCCGCCGAAAGTCGACAAGCCGTTCAAGCTCTGCCTGTTTCTGGTGCGCATCCTCGGCGATATCGTCATGGCCAACCTGCAGGTGGCCAAACTGATCCTCGGCCCGACCGCCAAGCTGCGCCCGGCGTTCGTGGAAATTCCCCTGCTGCTGGAAGATGAACTGGCCCTGACCATGCTCACCAGCATCATTTCCCTGACGCCGGGCACGGTTTCCGCCGACCTCAGCGATGACCACAAGACCTTGCTGGTGCACGGCCTCGATGTGCCGGACGCCGAGGCGTTGGTGGCGGAAATCAAGCAGCGCTATGAAGCACCCTTGCTGGAGGTATTCACATGCTCGACTACGTGA
- a CDS encoding monovalent cation/H+ antiporter subunit D has translation MNHSLILPVLLPMFAGSLLLLGAGLSQRFKRCVSLLATLLLLPLSAYLLWVADQGVLQVYAAGNWAAPFGIILLLDRLSALLLVVTAVLGSFALLYAVRGDDQRGRSFHALFQFQLMGINGAFLTGDLFNLFVFFEILLIASYSLLLHGGGVERVRAGLHYVVLNLVGSAFFLLAVGVLYGITGTLNMADMAIRVAAAGPDDAALLGAAGLLLLVVFGLKAAFLPLYFWLPKAYASATAPVAALFAVMTKVGLYSIIRVYTLIFGDEAGTLANMANDWLWPIALLTLALGVIGALAAVSLHGLLAYLVVVSVGTLLAGVAIGTEQALAAALFYLVHSTWVAGGLFLLADLIARQRGVKHTLLIQGAELQNPHVLGGLFFFGAIAVAGLPPLSGFFGKLLLLRSLEPGLDALLFWPVVLVGSLLTVIALSRAGSTLFWRVGQSQLDSAELDYGRLLACMGLLSLSLLLVFCAAPLLSYVEATAAQLHDLALYRQIIESGAVR, from the coding sequence ATGAATCACAGCTTGATCCTGCCCGTCCTGCTCCCCATGTTTGCCGGCAGCCTGTTGCTGCTGGGGGCGGGCCTGAGCCAGCGGTTTAAGCGCTGCGTGTCGTTGCTGGCGACGCTGCTGTTATTGCCCCTGAGCGCTTACTTGCTTTGGGTGGCTGATCAGGGTGTGCTGCAGGTCTACGCTGCCGGTAACTGGGCGGCGCCATTCGGCATTATCTTGCTGCTGGATCGTCTGAGCGCCTTGTTGTTGGTTGTCACCGCGGTACTCGGCAGCTTTGCCTTGCTGTATGCCGTGCGTGGTGATGATCAGCGCGGACGAAGCTTTCATGCCCTGTTCCAGTTCCAGTTGATGGGGATCAACGGTGCCTTCCTCACTGGCGACCTGTTCAACCTGTTTGTGTTCTTTGAAATCCTGCTGATCGCCTCCTATTCGCTGCTGCTGCACGGCGGCGGGGTAGAGCGGGTACGCGCGGGGTTGCATTACGTGGTGCTGAACCTGGTCGGTTCGGCGTTCTTCCTGCTCGCCGTAGGCGTGCTGTACGGCATCACCGGCACCCTGAATATGGCGGACATGGCCATTCGCGTGGCCGCTGCCGGGCCTGACGATGCAGCGCTACTGGGCGCTGCCGGCCTGCTGTTACTGGTGGTGTTCGGGCTCAAGGCAGCGTTCCTGCCGTTGTATTTCTGGCTGCCCAAGGCCTATGCCTCAGCCACTGCGCCGGTCGCTGCACTGTTTGCGGTGATGACCAAGGTCGGCCTGTATTCGATCATCCGCGTATACACACTGATCTTCGGCGATGAGGCTGGCACCCTGGCCAATATGGCCAACGACTGGCTGTGGCCGATTGCCCTGCTGACCCTGGCGCTCGGCGTGATCGGCGCGCTGGCGGCGGTTAGCCTGCACGGCTTACTGGCGTACCTGGTCGTCGTGTCGGTAGGCACCTTGCTCGCGGGTGTGGCCATCGGTACTGAGCAAGCATTGGCGGCCGCCCTGTTTTACCTGGTTCACAGCACCTGGGTCGCCGGCGGGCTGTTCCTCTTGGCCGACCTGATTGCCCGGCAGCGTGGGGTTAAACATACGCTTCTGATTCAGGGGGCGGAGCTGCAGAATCCGCATGTGCTCGGTGGCTTGTTCTTTTTCGGCGCGATTGCGGTGGCCGGCTTGCCGCCGCTTTCCGGGTTTTTCGGCAAGCTGTTGTTGCTGCGCTCACTGGAACCTGGCCTGGATGCGTTGTTGTTCTGGCCTGTGGTGCTGGTTGGCAGCCTGCTCACCGTTATTGCTCTGAGCCGGGCTGGCAGCACCTTGTTCTGGCGTGTGGGGCAGAGTCAGCTGGACAGCGCCGAGCTGGATTACGGCCGGCTGCTGGCCTGTATGGGGCTGCTGTCACTCAGTCTATTGCTGGTGTTCTGCGCCGCACCGTTGTTGAGTTATGTCGAGGCCACGGCCGCTCAGCTGCATGACCTGGCGCTGTACCGACAGATCATTGAGTCAGGAGCCGTACGATGA
- a CDS encoding Na+/H+ antiporter subunit C has translation MEAIFATTLGILTASGVYLLLRARTFPVVLGLTLISYAVNLFLFAMGRLQTGVVTVVGAGAEYADPLPQALVLTAIVIGFAMTAFVVVLALRSVGETQTDHVDGQEPAK, from the coding sequence ATGGAAGCCATATTTGCCACGACCCTGGGTATCCTCACCGCCAGCGGCGTGTACCTGCTGCTGCGTGCGCGGACCTTCCCGGTGGTGCTGGGGCTGACGCTGATTTCCTATGCGGTCAACCTGTTCCTGTTCGCCATGGGCCGGTTGCAAACCGGCGTGGTCACGGTGGTCGGGGCGGGTGCTGAGTACGCTGACCCGTTGCCGCAAGCACTGGTGCTGACCGCCATCGTTATCGGCTTTGCCATGACCGCGTTCGTCGTGGTGCTGGCGCTGCGCAGCGTCGGTGAAACCCAGACTGACCATGTTGACGGCCAGGAGCCTGCCAAATGA